One part of the Vidua chalybeata isolate OUT-0048 chromosome 11, bVidCha1 merged haplotype, whole genome shotgun sequence genome encodes these proteins:
- the LOC128793755 gene encoding translation initiation factor IF-2-like, with protein MRAGREGERGWAPGGAGAGGSGPERGHRRRARRGWEVPGASARRSPPLPPCPVLRGDARPERDAGWMRQRPDGPRAAARLRATALRAGALGTGRASLKNAFANTPPAAAGGSRFSAASVASGAARSSPRAAPGELRAAGAAWRQHRAGSPRPPPRPRILSGWSFEPLSEHLQTSPP; from the exons atgcgggcagggagggagggcgAGCGGGGGTGGGCACCGGGCggagccggggcgggggggTCGGGCCCGGAGCGGGGCCACCGGAGACGCGCCCGCCGGGGCTGGGAAGTGCCCGGAGCGTCGGCGAGGAGGAGcccccctcttcctccctgccccgTCCTTCGGGGTGATGCCCGCCCGGAGAGGGATGCGGGCTGGATGCGGCAGCGCCCCGACGGGCCGCGGGCAGCCGCTCGGCTGCGTGCGACAGCGCTGCGGGCGGgcgccctggggacagggagggcatCCTTGAAAAACGCTTTTGCCAACACGCCCCCGGCAGCTGCGGGCGGTTCCAGGTTCTCCGCAGCCTCGGTGGCCTCGGGCGCTGCGcggagcagccccagggcagcgCCGGGCGAGCTCCGCGCAGCGGGAGCTGCATGGAGGCAGCACCGCGCAGGAAGTCCTCGACCCCCGCCCCGTCCCCGAATCCTCTCG ggctGGTCATTTGAACCGCTTTCAGAGCACCTGCAAACCTCTCCACCTTGA